In the Bacillota bacterium genome, one interval contains:
- a CDS encoding CoA-transferase — translation MIILSKVKTADEAVSFIKDNATLGISLMGLAGWPEEVAQALERRFLETGAPRDLTVVSSSGAGDSRDRGVTRLGYEGLVKKWIAGHMGQAPRMRKLVEENKIEAYNLPQGVIVQLWREIAAKRPGLITKVGLGTFVDPRVEGGKMNSITVEDIVKVIEIENEEYLFYKTFQVDVALIRGTVADENGNLTMDKEGIFLETLPLAQATKNCGGIVIAQAEYIAQPNTIHPKRVKVPGILIDHVVQCKDTYNHFQTEGVYFNPSFAGDIRVPLSALPPLTLNERKVIARRAAMELSPDAIVNLGIGISADVAAVAAEERAADLMHLTTESGTIGGVPASPPDFGHAYNAEAIIEHHVQFDYYDGGGIDLTFLGMAQADKDGNINVTRFSNRVIGSGGFINISQNAKKVVFCGSFTASGLEVSVANNRLNIINEGKIQKFVDKVDQITYSGGYARKIKQPALYVTERAVFSLEQEGLTLIEIAPGVDLEKDVLAQMGFKPRISPNLKTMPVNIFSDSWGELRKIIQSGYGS, via the coding sequence ATGATTATATTGTCCAAAGTAAAGACTGCTGACGAGGCTGTTAGTTTTATCAAGGATAATGCAACTTTGGGAATAAGCCTGATGGGGTTGGCGGGATGGCCTGAAGAAGTAGCCCAGGCACTGGAAAGAAGATTTCTGGAAACAGGAGCTCCCAGGGATTTAACAGTTGTGTCAAGTTCAGGAGCAGGTGACAGCAGGGATAGAGGTGTAACCCGTTTAGGCTATGAAGGTCTGGTTAAAAAATGGATCGCCGGGCATATGGGACAGGCTCCCAGAATGCGCAAGCTGGTTGAGGAGAATAAAATTGAAGCTTATAACCTTCCCCAGGGTGTGATCGTCCAACTGTGGCGAGAAATAGCTGCCAAGCGACCCGGCCTGATCACAAAAGTAGGGCTCGGAACATTTGTCGATCCGCGTGTTGAAGGCGGAAAAATGAATTCTATAACTGTCGAAGACATTGTTAAGGTAATAGAAATCGAAAATGAGGAATATCTCTTCTATAAAACCTTCCAGGTTGATGTTGCTTTAATCAGGGGTACAGTTGCCGATGAAAACGGCAACCTGACCATGGATAAAGAAGGTATTTTTTTGGAAACACTGCCCCTGGCCCAGGCAACCAAGAATTGCGGTGGAATAGTTATCGCACAGGCTGAATATATAGCCCAGCCAAATACAATTCATCCTAAAAGGGTAAAAGTTCCGGGTATATTGATTGACCATGTTGTTCAATGTAAAGATACCTATAACCATTTTCAAACTGAAGGAGTATACTTTAATCCATCATTCGCCGGAGACATCCGGGTCCCTTTATCTGCTCTCCCGCCATTAACCCTCAACGAGCGCAAAGTGATTGCCCGACGGGCAGCCATGGAACTCAGTCCTGATGCTATAGTTAACCTCGGTATAGGTATTTCTGCTGATGTTGCTGCCGTGGCTGCAGAAGAAAGAGCTGCGGATTTGATGCATCTGACCACCGAATCGGGAACTATAGGCGGAGTTCCGGCGAGCCCACCTGATTTTGGTCATGCCTATAATGCTGAAGCCATAATCGAACATCATGTTCAGTTTGACTATTATGACGGTGGGGGCATTGACTTAACGTTCCTGGGGATGGCCCAGGCCGATAAGGATGGAAATATCAATGTAACCAGATTCAGTAACCGTGTAATCGGCAGCGGGGGATTTATTAATATAAGCCAAAATGCAAAAAAAGTGGTTTTCTGCGGCTCTTTCACTGCCAGTGGTCTTGAAGTTTCAGTTGCAAATAACCGATTAAACATAATAAATGAGGGTAAAATACAAAAATTTGTCGATAAGGTTGATCAGATCACCTACAGCGGTGGCTATGCTCGTAAGATAAAACAACCTGCCTTGTACGTTACTGAAAGGGCTGTCTTTTCTCTCGAGCAAGAAGGTTTAACATTGATTGAAATCGCTCCGGGAGTGGATCTGGAAAAAGATGTCCTGGCACAAATGGGCTTTAAACCAAGAATTTCACCCAACCTGAAAACCATGCCTGTTAACATTTTTTCTGACTCATGGGGTGAATTAAGGAAAATCATTCAATCAGGATATGGCAGTTAA
- a CDS encoding MFS transporter: MQKFESRNLKGVNNIKTRRRSNLNEKNGTEKQDKLWTVNYILICLVSLFLFMSFDGMIPTLPIYIEIREGLAGSAGLPLAALTLGAILVRPIAGRALDKYGRKTIFFCGLLLFLLPAISYIWMPSAQVLIISRFIQGIGFGIGTTAMFTLASDIIPPGKIGVGMGYFTGTMSLSLAISPAVNSWILSEYSFRTVFILTSIFILAAFAMAIQIKYPAFTQKEQMPKLRLISKSGLKPALVIFFVALNFSTVMSFLSVYAATKGITVVGVFYTAMALTSLIFRPISGYMVDRYRKNGYNLVIIMGIILLITATVIIANISNTYYLVLGGLVYGAGFAFIQPTMLALSVRNLPIEQRGVANATYWTALDFGVFLGAVTLGFLAASLGYHIMFYVTIIPLIIAFFAYFLYDSLSSKIGKDDSK; this comes from the coding sequence ATGCAGAAGTTTGAAAGCAGAAATCTGAAAGGAGTAAATAATATTAAAACCAGGAGAAGATCAAATCTTAATGAAAAAAACGGTACTGAAAAACAGGATAAACTGTGGACAGTTAATTATATCCTGATATGCCTGGTTTCCTTGTTTTTATTTATGTCCTTCGACGGTATGATTCCCACTCTGCCAATATATATTGAGATACGTGAGGGGTTGGCCGGTTCAGCCGGACTACCTCTGGCAGCTTTAACTCTGGGAGCTATACTTGTAAGGCCCATTGCCGGCAGGGCTCTTGATAAGTATGGACGTAAAACAATATTTTTCTGCGGTTTACTGCTCTTTTTACTTCCTGCAATTTCTTACATATGGATGCCTTCGGCACAGGTGCTTATTATATCACGCTTCATACAGGGCATAGGTTTTGGTATAGGTACTACTGCCATGTTTACCCTGGCTTCCGATATAATTCCTCCGGGCAAAATTGGAGTTGGTATGGGCTATTTTACAGGCACAATGAGTTTATCATTGGCCATCTCTCCCGCAGTAAACTCATGGATTCTCAGTGAATATTCTTTTCGAACAGTATTTATATTGACTTCAATATTTATCCTGGCGGCATTCGCGATGGCAATTCAAATAAAATACCCGGCATTCACCCAAAAAGAGCAAATGCCGAAATTAAGATTAATATCGAAGTCCGGCTTAAAACCGGCTTTGGTTATCTTTTTTGTTGCATTGAATTTTAGTACTGTTATGTCATTTTTATCCGTTTATGCTGCCACCAAGGGTATCACTGTGGTAGGCGTTTTCTATACAGCCATGGCTCTGACTTCTTTAATTTTCAGACCGATATCCGGTTATATGGTAGACAGGTATAGAAAAAACGGCTACAACCTGGTTATTATAATGGGAATAATATTATTGATTACTGCCACGGTAATTATCGCAAACATATCTAATACATATTACCTGGTTCTCGGAGGGCTAGTATATGGTGCGGGATTTGCATTTATCCAGCCGACCATGCTGGCTCTGAGTGTCAGGAATCTCCCAATTGAGCAAAGAGGTGTGGCAAATGCCACTTACTGGACCGCTCTTGATTTTGGTGTCTTTCTCGGCGCAGTCACCCTGGGTTTCCTGGCAGCTTCATTAGGCTATCACATAATGTTTTATGTAACTATAATTCCCCTGATCATCGCCTTTTTTGCATACTTCTTATATGATTCGCTGAGCTCCAAAATAGGTAAAGATGATAGCAAATGA
- the pylB gene encoding methylornithine synthase PylB, with product MNKEMRETKIRQIKGKARELKFLEDEEILFLLNLREENETKLLFKAAREMRSSYFGKKVFLYGFIYFSTYCRNDCTFCFYRRSNPESERYRKSRAEIIDTAEKLTESGVHLLDLTMGEDPNYFSTGCFEELLETTALVKELTGMPVMISPGVVPKDILSEFCRIGVDWYACYQETHNRKLYEKLRIHQDYDERLNLKYYAHELGMLAEEGLLAGVGETAEDVVQSFKVMKELEADQVRVMSFVPQKGTPLENVKVIPRLREMVIIAIMRLLFPDRLIPASLDVDGISGLKDRLNAGANVITSLIPPDQGLCGVSQSTLDIREGGRTVAGTLPILKSCGLESASKSDYAEWIKNRKKLYIQV from the coding sequence ATGAACAAAGAGATGAGAGAAACAAAAATCAGGCAAATTAAAGGCAAAGCCAGGGAACTGAAATTTCTTGAAGATGAAGAAATCTTATTCCTGCTCAATCTTCGTGAAGAGAATGAAACAAAACTACTTTTCAAAGCTGCCCGGGAAATGCGCAGCAGCTATTTCGGTAAAAAAGTATTTCTGTACGGGTTTATATATTTTTCCACCTATTGCCGTAATGATTGCACATTCTGTTTTTACCGGCGTTCAAATCCCGAGAGTGAAAGATACCGCAAGTCGAGAGCGGAGATTATCGATACTGCAGAAAAATTAACTGAATCAGGTGTTCACCTGCTGGATTTGACAATGGGGGAAGATCCTAATTATTTTTCCACCGGCTGTTTTGAAGAGCTGCTCGAGACGACGGCCCTGGTAAAAGAACTTACCGGAATGCCGGTTATGATCTCACCCGGCGTGGTTCCGAAAGATATTTTAAGTGAGTTTTGCCGGATAGGAGTTGACTGGTATGCCTGTTACCAGGAGACACATAACCGGAAACTTTATGAAAAATTAAGGATCCACCAGGATTATGACGAAAGACTCAATTTAAAATATTATGCGCATGAGCTTGGTATGCTGGCCGAAGAGGGTTTGCTGGCAGGTGTTGGAGAGACAGCTGAAGACGTGGTTCAGTCCTTCAAGGTAATGAAGGAACTAGAAGCTGACCAGGTAAGGGTGATGAGTTTTGTTCCACAGAAAGGGACTCCCCTGGAAAATGTTAAAGTTATACCCCGTCTGCGGGAAATGGTGATCATTGCCATTATGCGCTTGCTTTTTCCTGATCGGTTAATTCCCGCATCACTTGATGTAGACGGTATTTCCGGTTTGAAAGACCGACTTAATGCCGGCGCGAATGTGATAACCTCTTTAATACCTCCTGATCAGGGTCTCTGTGGAGTATCCCAGAGTACACTTGACATCAGGGAAGGCGGAAGAACAGTGGCCGGAACTCTACCGATTTTGAAAAGCTGCGGTCTGGAATCAGCTTCAAAATCA
- the pylSc gene encoding pyrrolysine--tRNA(Pyl) ligase large subunit, with translation MKTFDWTDIQKQRLQELGAAEADFTLHFRSAEERNSRYQEIETELVRRGKEQLLDYRDHIRRPAILQLEHCLVDVLTEKGFSQVTTPLLLSKGLLAKMTITEEHPLFRQVFWIDSKRCLRPMLAPNLYYVLKDLLRIWPHPVSIFEIGPCFRKDSQGGSHMQEFTMLNLVEMGLPEADRQKRIRELAQLVMNAAGIENYSLETESSDVYKETIDVLCGDLELGSGAMGPHELDLQWGIDVPWVGIGFGLERLVMVRQGHNNIQKSGRSLTYLNGIRLNLK, from the coding sequence TTGAAAACGTTTGATTGGACGGATATTCAAAAACAAAGATTACAGGAACTTGGAGCAGCGGAAGCCGATTTTACACTCCATTTCAGGAGCGCTGAAGAACGAAACAGTCGTTACCAGGAGATCGAAACTGAACTGGTGCGCCGGGGTAAGGAACAGCTGCTCGATTATCGCGATCACATTCGCAGGCCGGCAATCCTGCAGCTTGAGCACTGCCTGGTGGATGTATTAACAGAAAAAGGTTTTTCCCAGGTTACCACACCCCTGCTGCTCTCAAAAGGACTGCTGGCGAAAATGACTATCACCGAAGAGCACCCACTGTTCAGGCAGGTATTCTGGATAGATTCCAAACGCTGCCTACGTCCGATGCTTGCTCCTAACCTCTACTATGTTCTGAAGGATTTGCTGAGAATATGGCCACATCCGGTAAGCATATTCGAGATTGGCCCCTGTTTTCGCAAGGATTCTCAGGGAGGAAGTCATATGCAGGAATTTACCATGCTCAACCTGGTTGAGATGGGTTTACCCGAAGCGGATCGTCAGAAAAGGATCAGAGAATTGGCTCAACTGGTTATGAATGCTGCCGGAATAGAAAATTATAGTCTGGAGACAGAGAGTTCTGATGTGTATAAGGAAACTATAGATGTGCTTTGCGGTGACCTGGAGCTTGGCTCGGGAGCAATGGGTCCGCATGAACTGGATCTGCAGTGGGGAATTGACGTCCCCTGGGTGGGAATAGGTTTTGGTTTGGAACGCCTGGTTATGGTCCGGCAGGGTCATAATAATATACAGAAATCGGGTAGGAGTCTTACATACCTTAATGGTATTCGATTAAACCTTAAGTGA
- a CDS encoding 3-hydroxyacyl-CoA dehydrogenase NAD-binding domain-containing protein, which yields MGKTYKIGIVGAGNMGSGIAQKLAQEKLQITLVDTKTEFIERGLNNIRQTLQEGVERKIFTPEQVEEIMNRINGTIDLQELKDADLVIEAIFEDEKVKGELFAKLDEICEPKTIFATNTSSFYVGNLAKWTRRQDRFIGTHFFFHPAKNRLVEIIPHDGTSEETREKVLQITSMHGKTPILVKDSPGFCVNRIFIPWYVEAIRIIEEGIANVPTVNEGTKRAFGIGIGLFELWNMSGGTVIGLHGAKNLGRELGNFYAPPELLRHQVEDLNADFSLEGEIDESKMDIIAERLYAVAIGVACAQVDEGVVTIEDVDRAIKIGLAWRQGPFELINSLGIEKAYQLVKELSNRHPDFKMPELLIKQKEKGTPFEFKYVDLEITGDLAYITINRPEAMNALNPVVMEQLEKNFDQAEKNNSVKAIVIRGAGKAFIAGADIKFFVDNIKSKTVDKTYAFTRKGHDILLKLENSPKMTIALLDGLSLGGGSEVALACQAIVATPNGSLGFPEAAIGIFPGLGGMFRLERHLGLELAKYYIFTGKLINAADAHALGIVTKLVEKADIENAIRDIIANGKFDKYRPREIPEKFKAAKILGGSDNISRLLKGEMPQGVDPALAEKTLSIVSTKAPIALQMANELMDAQSGVSTEEAIELELARLYDIFATDDALAGLQSPPGRPPKYSGK from the coding sequence ATGGGAAAAACTTATAAAATAGGTATCGTTGGAGCCGGAAATATGGGCAGCGGAATTGCTCAAAAACTGGCCCAGGAGAAACTGCAAATAACCCTGGTCGATACCAAAACAGAATTTATCGAGCGCGGTCTGAACAATATCCGGCAAACCCTACAGGAGGGGGTGGAACGTAAGATCTTCACTCCGGAGCAGGTTGAAGAAATCATGAACCGGATCAATGGTACCATTGATTTACAAGAGCTCAAAGATGCAGACCTGGTAATTGAAGCCATCTTTGAAGACGAAAAAGTTAAAGGCGAGTTATTTGCAAAACTTGATGAAATTTGTGAACCGAAAACCATATTTGCCACCAATACCTCCAGTTTTTATGTGGGCAACCTGGCAAAGTGGACCAGGCGTCAGGACAGGTTTATCGGCACCCACTTCTTCTTTCACCCGGCCAAAAACCGCCTGGTGGAAATAATCCCTCACGATGGCACCAGTGAAGAAACCCGGGAAAAAGTTCTCCAGATTACCAGTATGCATGGCAAGACTCCTATTCTGGTAAAAGACTCTCCCGGTTTCTGTGTTAACCGCATTTTTATTCCCTGGTATGTGGAAGCTATACGTATTATTGAAGAAGGAATCGCCAATGTGCCAACTGTTAATGAAGGAACCAAACGGGCCTTCGGAATCGGAATCGGACTCTTCGAACTTTGGAATATGTCCGGAGGAACCGTTATCGGATTGCATGGCGCAAAAAACCTGGGCAGAGAATTGGGCAATTTTTATGCTCCACCCGAGTTGCTGCGGCATCAGGTTGAAGACTTAAATGCAGATTTTTCACTGGAAGGCGAAATAGATGAGAGCAAGATGGATATCATTGCCGAGCGCCTCTATGCTGTTGCCATCGGCGTTGCCTGCGCCCAGGTAGACGAAGGTGTGGTTACTATCGAAGATGTCGACCGGGCAATCAAAATCGGTTTGGCATGGCGTCAGGGACCTTTTGAACTGATAAACAGTCTCGGCATCGAAAAAGCCTATCAATTGGTAAAAGAACTGAGTAATAGGCATCCCGATTTCAAAATGCCGGAGCTTCTGATTAAGCAGAAAGAAAAAGGTACCCCCTTCGAGTTTAAATACGTTGACCTTGAAATAACCGGCGACCTTGCTTACATAACAATCAACCGACCGGAAGCAATGAATGCGCTAAACCCGGTTGTTATGGAGCAGCTGGAAAAGAATTTTGATCAAGCCGAGAAAAACAACTCCGTCAAAGCAATCGTGATCAGGGGCGCAGGAAAGGCTTTCATCGCCGGTGCAGATATCAAGTTCTTTGTTGATAATATAAAATCCAAAACTGTCGATAAAACCTATGCCTTTACCCGTAAAGGACATGATATACTCTTAAAGCTCGAAAACTCACCCAAAATGACCATCGCCCTTTTAGATGGCCTTTCGCTGGGTGGCGGAAGCGAGGTAGCATTGGCCTGCCAGGCTATTGTAGCCACACCGAATGGTTCTCTCGGTTTCCCGGAAGCAGCAATCGGCATTTTCCCCGGACTTGGCGGGATGTTTCGCCTGGAACGTCACCTCGGGCTTGAACTGGCAAAATATTATATTTTCACCGGCAAACTAATCAACGCAGCAGATGCTCATGCGCTCGGGATTGTTACCAAACTGGTTGAAAAAGCCGATATCGAAAATGCAATCAGAGACATCATCGCAAATGGAAAATTCGACAAGTATCGGCCAAGAGAAATTCCGGAAAAATTTAAGGCGGCAAAAATTTTAGGCGGCAGTGATAACATCAGTCGACTATTAAAAGGTGAGATGCCGCAGGGTGTAGATCCTGCGCTGGCAGAAAAAACTTTAAGTATCGTTTCTACCAAAGCGCCGATCGCCCTGCAGATGGCGAACGAACTGATGGATGCTCAATCCGGGGTATCAACTGAAGAGGCCATAGAACTGGAACTGGCCCGGCTTTATGATATTTTCGCAACAGATGATGCTCTGGCCGGTTTACAATCACCGCCGGGTCGCCCACCAAAATATTCAGGTAAATAG